The following DNA comes from Nicotiana sylvestris chromosome 10, ASM39365v2, whole genome shotgun sequence.
GTAATTCTGTCCTTTAAGAATGGTCCACGCTCTGTCAAAATATTTAGAGCAATGTATCTATTAGGTTTCTGGAAATTCATGTAAGGTCATGATAGGATAAACAATCAGATTTGACAAAAGATTTAAAGCCAAGACACTTCCCACGTAAGTGGCTGAAAGGAACCTATAAAGAAGGGAAGGGAGGAATTATATAACTAGTCATTTTAATACTATGTCCGCCGTAGTTGTAGACTACATGCTTCATCGAATCTCGTTTATGGGAAGCTTTTACTTGATTAAAACAATCCTATTGGAGACAGTGTTTAATACAGAGAGGGATGAAAATAGATATTTGCATTTTAGTTCAAAAGATATATAAGAGCTCTTTAAAAGGAATAATTTTATGTTCTCTTCCTCTTAGGAAGTGGATAGGTAATGAGAACAGTATGACTAGGACGCATGAATACTTCAAGTTGTGAAACTATTTTCTCAAACAATCTTCTCAACATTGAAATGTTTACTGACAGAAATTGGGGGGGGAAGGAGAGCACAACAGAGAGTGAGAGATATGCAAGAGAGAGAGAAAATAGCGGCACcaatactttaaaagaagaatagCCTGTTCCAGTCTCACCTGTAAAGTTGCTCTATCAGTACAACTACGGCAATCTCATGATTTAAGACTAAAGATGACAATTTGACTGATATGTTAGCTCTCTCCCGCAATTGTCTTCCATGCCCATAAGGTCCACCTATGCAAAAGAGTAAGCTTGATGCACCCTGCAACACAAACAGGAGTAGAATCACACAATAATTCTAGTGTCTATCTTTTTCGAATAGATCCTCATCCTACTGATGACAGATGTCTTACTAAACAACTTTTTTGACAGTAGGCACCAGACCAGTAAAGAACTTTAAATTCCAAAGGGTGATTTGCTGCTAAATCATGATAGTAATACCATGAACAAAAGACTACCATGATGACGCATCACTCACCTTGTTTCCAGCATCTCCAATTAAAGAAGCCATCTGCTCAGATCCCACATCATGACCACGTTCATCCAACATTACAACCTGGTTTTAAACAGATTAGGGATAGTGAGAACTCAGAAAGAGaaaagggggagaatgtaacCATTAATTTTGTGAGGGTCAAGAGAGTGCGATTATTGTGTTCCATCTCCCAGAAAATTGATTAATGTTGAGGCATGGAAAAAATACGAAGATATCAACAGCTTCAACAAGAATGAGAAAGCTTCTGAACACCCCAAAGACAGCAAATATTCCCGTTGAACAAAATCATTTAAACCTGCCTGATATCAAACCACTCAGATGTACAATAATAAAACTAGGTAAAATTTCAGTAAAACCAGTCAAAAATTGCATGCAGCCTAGGAATTGTTTTTACAACTCGAGATATAAATGAATTTTGTTACTCCCTTGGAATTCGCTCCTAACGCAACATCGCTACAGGAATCCTGACAGTTGGTCTTACATAGCCATAGGTCATCCACCAGCTAGTCTATTATGCAATTTTATTATAATCAAATCGACTTAATTCCTTTTTCCATCTTTTCACCAATATAAACATTCCTTAATAATACTTCTTTAAGGATTACTTTGTTTCAGCAACCGTCGACTCCGTCCAGGTTGTCACTTTCTATTTAAATTTATACCTCCTCATGTTGGTGAATCTACCCAAATTTTGTAGATTGTTCCATTTTTTATTTTGCAAATTTTATTCCAAAGTTCTTCCCCCATTTCCGCTCTGAAGGTGAAAAGTGTTGGTTGAATACCAAAATTCTAGTTTCTAAATAGACCGCATTGGTCACTAGTTCCTTAAAAACATGCTAACTATTACTGGAAGTAGCCTTCCAAGCATAAAATGCTCGgatgaaatttttctttttgaataCAATGTATAATAACAGGGATCATTTTGTAAGTCAGCTTTATTTAGAAGAATTCTTTCACAACTGTTGTCAGTGCGTGGTCATTCTTCAAAAAGAATAGTTCGGCAACATTTAATTTTGTCAGTAAGGTATATATCAGTTAATACATAGAAGGTTCTATAAGTTATGAATTAGAAAGAGTAGTATTCCAAGCAGTTTGTTCAACTTTCACCTTTTGCAAAATGAAGAGAAAGTTTTTTGACAGGTAAAAGAAGTAGATCCACACAGAAAAGAAAAACTTCCAGCGAGCTAAATGCTTCTGAACTCTTACCCATTCATCAGGCCTGATGTGGCCCATAACAGCCATGTCCTCATGTTCAATTTGAGCCACTACATCACTGTTACAAATGTAAATAACAAGCTTCAAAAGTATATTCTGCTTAACAAAATGCTGAAGGTTAAGCATCCAACAGAAGTGAAATTTACAATGTAGATAGATGATAATCAATCAAGCCTCTATATCTACCAAAAAGTACAAAGACTATGAACTAAAGTTACACAAATATGTCAATGTGCTCATTACAGTAATACGACAAAGAAATCCGACTAATTCCATTAGTGGCCCGACAAAATAAAATGAAACTTAACCATAGAGCAAGATAGTGATTTGCTGATTTAGATCATAGCTTACTGGTATACAAGTTCAAAGCTAAAGCGAGATGGACCACATCTAGCTAGGTTGTGTTTGGTATGGaggaattttttaaatttttccaCATTTGGTCAAAATGTTCTCGAAAACCTTTTTTTCAAGGAAAACAAGTTCCTTAAATGTCGTGGGAGTAGGGAAAACAAGTTCCATAAGTGGCATTCCACGCTGATTGTCTCCTCCCATCCCACTACCCCGCCCTCCAACCCCTCACCTCCAGCCCCTGCCAACCCACTGACCCTCCTCCCATGCACCCCAACCCCAAACCAGCATTCCTACCATCAACACTCATAGTGTTTGCCTAGATAAAAATATAAATGCTCCAGAGACAATATTTCTGCTTACTTACCAAACACCAAAAAAAAGAGTAACAAAAAATCACTTATTCTTCAGGAAAAGATATTTTCCGTAAAAATCTGTCACACAAAGACGAGAGTTCACAAATTTTCACCAACATTgcaattaaaatttgaaataaatcaaCTTGGCAAAAGAAAGGGCAGAATTCAAGCACACCGTGCATTTCTGGGATTAGACTTAATCCGTACATCATCAACACTACAATAATGCTTGAGCTTCTTCATATACTCATCAACTATTAGCTGCACTCCTTGTGACCGCTTCTTTCCAACCGTCAATACGCGTATAGGTATTGCTCTCTGTATAAATCCAGCAAAAAATGCAAGCACATAGTAGGagtcctctttttctttttttagcttAATTAAGAAAAGGAGAGAAATTTAAGGAATTTCATACCACTGATTGGCCAGCGAATTTGGACTGCAGCTTTCCTGGAGAAATAATTCTAAaatattaaaatccaaaaatacacacacaaaaaaattGAGATTTCTGTGGAAAAATTTACGAACCCGAAGGAATTGAAAGGCTGTTGAAACCGGCTAGAGGCGACACTGCCATTTTCAGGTGAAAAGTCTGAATTATCCTATCACACTGATGATGGGTTTATTTTAGGGTAGCATTTTCTTagtttaaaatgatattttaatgaaaaaaaaaactgtttCAGAATGCTTTTGGATGAATTCCTGTCAATTTTGCATATTCTttcttttgtgttttgtttttttaaCTGGGTAAAAAATATTCTTCCATAATCATATTTTTTAATGCTGAGGTGCTTTGTTctgtctttctcttttatttaagaaaataaatatatatttccCAACCATTGTTTCATCGCACTATCTCACTCTGTCTATTTCTTccatgttttttctttttttatacttAAGTTTTACGTTATAAGTAAGTAAGAATTAACCAAGTGGAGTATATTTCAAGGAACCTAATAAACAAGGGAATAAGAAATTAAAGCAACTTGGTCTTTTCATCAACAAGTTAATTGGTTTTCGTTCAAATTCATTTTAGAATATTTAGTGAAAGTTGAATAATTATTTTATCAAAGAtaataatttgataatttttctgCAATTAAACTATAAATTATATGATTTTATGCGTGATTAACCTCCTCAAGTTTATAAGGATTCAAACTATacttaaaaaatataaagaaatttatATTATTGTTTATGCTATTTAATAATTATGGCAAATATAAGTGAGTTTCATGTAAGATAAAGTCAAATATTATAAGGTTGTTATTTCATATGTTAGTTATGCGAGACTAATAATGAAGGTATTGTTAGTGATTAATAGTAAGATATTGTTATACATGAACAAGTTactccaaaaataataatttacttGAAAACAATATTATTCttctttaaattattttactCCTCCAATACTAATATATACTATTGTCAAAATATATAGGCTGGCCCTAAATGTggcataatatttcatttggacatCTCTATGTGATATTTCACCTAAAATAATGAAGTATATTAACTCTTACATGATATattattgatattattttatacaaaattaattaaatattatattattataagTTCATTATTTCTCTTCTCATGAGGTCAATAAAGAATTTTATTGtcttatgcaaaattttctattCCGATTAATTGTTCATATACCATCCACCGATTTACCCTATGCTTATAAAAGGTTGGGACTTGACAAGGCTGATGTGGCATCCTCATAGATCAAGAatcataatttatttatttttttgcctTTTTACTCAATATTTCGTCATTGTATGTCCTTAAGAAAATCCAAAGGTCACTGTTTGATCAAAAAGTATGAAACCGTTTGTTAAAACTAATTAAATACAAAGGTGATGGGCAAAtcctagttaaatataataaGTTTTAGATCTAACGCATGGTTGTATAAATAGTACAGAATAACGTTTGAGCCAATTTAATATAAATGGTATTAAATGATGTTGTCAAGAATGAATGGAGGAACAATGATGATCAATAAATATATTAAATGGCAATAAGTGTAAATAGAGAGAATGATTCACCCAAATGttgaatgaggtggatgattctcTTCTCTAACAACGATGTGAGACAAATGGATATTGAAATATATGAGGTTTTCTCGGATCTGATGCGAGAAAAAAGTGGAATAAACAACAAATTGAATCCTTGTGAAAGGTAATATTTTGTATTATCTCTCTCAAAAGTCAACTTTTTATTAGGGTGCTTATCAAAATGAACATTACATGCCTTTTCCTTCTTTCTTCTACTATTTATGTGGGATAttcccaaaaaccctaaaaaagtacAACAGAAGGAATATTCAATAGAATATTCTTATTGAAAGTTCCAAAGCTATACTAGCCGTTACTTCTTTTCCTACTGCTCGACCTCAGCCCTAATGGCTTACTCGACGGCTCAGTATTGTCAACCCCTGGTTGACCTCGACCTAGTCATTACTTCTTTTCCTACTACTCGACCTTGGCCCTAATGGCTTACTCGACGGATCAGTATTGTTAACCCCTGGTTGACTGATGTAccggagaatttcggcacatttcaatactaattgcttagattttagcttgttttaatgTAATTATTTCCGTTACTTATATAGTTTTGTTGTTTCTACAGTACATAAGGACTGAGAACCCAAGAACATGAAAATGGaagcaaaaagacaagaaaagagcaaaatgtagcaaaaatGCTGGTCTGcgatacactatgcgatcgcagatcagACATGCGAGCCGCAGAATGCACGTCAAATCGCAGACAAAAGTAGAGAACTGGGTTAAATCTCAAGTCAagaatgcggtccattatgcgaccgcagaaccaaCATGCGAGCCGCAGAGTGAACCGCAAACCAACCATAAAGGTCACTGAAGGACGAAGATGCGATGCAAAATGCGATCGCATTTCTGCAATGCGATCCGCATAATTGGAATGCGAAGAATGTAAACTAGGGTTCCAGTCTGCGATGAGGATGTTCAAGATGCGGACCGCATATGTGCTCTGTGACaagaatgcgatcgcatattagacctgaaagggcatttttgtccgtttTCTGTCCCGATTTTGAGTCCACTATAAATAGTTTTATGATGTCTTTGTGGGCTCATCTTGTCTAGTCTTTGAACCATATTCCAAGACATTAATATTACTCACTTTTGGAAGTTTTTCGGTGAAGATTCTCTACTTTGTAAGCTTTTATGACATTAAATACTCTTTGGTTTTTGTAttgtagtatgagtagctaactttaaatactaaggttgtggaccctaaatgggtattatgctaatgggtgtttaacattaaatatatatataatggttggttgatatttgtttacttctcattcttcatttattgttggtggttgcaaatattaacaagtgccattaaattattgctttgcttgggaaagtggattagaatttggtagaagtaaatatcaatgactcaaggctttaaaccttgtttaatagaatcgcttaggaataagtgggttttatttggcatatattgatggttctaaattgcaactcttttatatttgggaaaattataaagaggaaatactactcaactattgggaaatattgggtagtcacttagacatcatttgcatatcaaaagaaccttccattagaaatatatcatattaacaccgataagcATTACACTCCattaaaggggacacaaccttggtttctttaatccaattaattactctataaataTTCCAATTAGTTGATACTTCCAAACAAActcaattcatactcttgttactatAAAACCATTCTCTTGTTACTGTTAACCGAATAGAGATACGACTTTAGTCGAGCAACACACTATaagagtaaccttttcacacctattccctgtgggattcgaccccaaccttgttgggttattatatttgataccgaccgccttacactatttattaaagtgtaatttgagcgtatcaaattttggcaccgttgccggggaatacggttttgaaattactatttaatGTGTACTTTACTTAACGTCTATttctattccatcacactttgcttgctttgcttggtgttgataggaaaacaTGTCTGAATATGGTGATGATGCGGAGACATAAATGGGAGAGAATCCTTTCGCAGACATTGAGGAGTACATTGAGGATACTAACGCCATTGTACCGCCAGCTGTTGGAGCTGCAACATTTAAAGTGGAACACGGTCTAATTCTGATGCTCAAGGCAGAAGGATTTTTCAGAAACTCCACAGATGATGATCCAACACAACACCTTAGGAATTTCTTGGGTGTGTGTGCAATGCAAAAAAAAACAATGTCTCCAACGATGCCCTGAGGTTGAGATGCTTCAAGTATTCTCTAGCTGGGGATGCGAGGAAATGGCTCCAGAATCTACCACTCAACTCTATCCATTCTTGGCCCAAACTTTTCTGGGCGTTTTTATCCAAGTGGTTCCCGCAGAGCAAAAAGTCTGAGTTGCGGGataagattttcttcttcaagcagaCACAGGGAGAGCAGTTGCATGAGGCATGCGATTGCTTCAAATTATACTTGGTGAGGTCTCCAAACCATGGTTTTCCGGATTCCATGTTGTTGGAAAATTTTTATATGGGTTTGGATCCCATGAACCAAGCAATCGCCAAGAATGCAGCTGATGGATCATTCATGGATAAATCATTTGCAAGAGTGACACAAATCCTGGACAAAATGGCAAAGCACAACCAAGCATGGCATTTAGAGGATACTACCGGAGGAATCTCATATGGCTCTCCTTCCTTGAGCAACTTAATCAAGGAAAATCAAGAGAGGGATCAAGTGATTGCCGGGCTTGCAACAAATGTAAATGTGCTGACAAAGATGTTTACCCAGAATCAGACAAAGAAGTGAATGCAGTGGAAGATGTCCAACCCATCTTAGATGAAAATTTTGAGGAAGCAAATTATATCAACAACCCTCAAGGAGGGTATCAAAGGCAACCCTACCATGGTCA
Coding sequences within:
- the LOC104221252 gene encoding putative RNA methyltransferase At5g10620, encoding MAVSPLAGFNSLSIPSGKLQSKFAGQSVRAIPIRVLTVGKKRSQGVQLIVDEYMKKLKHYCSVDDVRIKSNPRNARDVVAQIEHEDMAVMGHIRPDEWVVMLDERGHDVGSEQMASLIGDAGNKGASSLLFCIGGPYGHGRQLRERANISVKLSSLVLNHEIAVVVLIEQLYRAWTILKGQNYHH